TGAGCTGCAGCGACTGCGCGCCCTGGCGCCGCATGCCCGCTGGGTGAAGGTGGAGGGCGTCCACCTCACGCTGGTGTTCCTGGGCGACGTGGAGGAGGCGCGGCTGCCGTCCCTCCGTGAAGCGCTGGAGCCCGTGGGCCCCCGGCACGCGCCCTTCGTCCTGTCCGTGGGTGGCGGGGGGAGCTTCGGCTCGCCCGCGCGCCCGCGCGTGCTCTGGGCGGACGTGCGCGGGGCGACGGACGCGCTGGAGGCACTCCAGGTGGACACGGCCGCCGTGCTCCAGCCGCTGGGCTTCGAGCCCGAGCACCGCGAGTACACCGCGCACCTCACCCTGGCGCGCGCGAAGGACCCGAGGGGAGACCCGGCCCTCGCGCGGTGTGCGCAGGCGCTGGAGGCGTCGGACTTCGGCGAGGGGCGCGTGGACCGGCTGGTGCTCTTCGAGAGCCGGGGCGGGCACTACCACCCCCGGCTGGATGTGCCGCTCACGCGCGCGGGGTGACGGCTTTCGGCACGAGGGAGGCCATGGGTGGACGCGGACTGGCGCCGGGCTCGCACCGTCCCGGCCGGCTGGCATCCTGGC
The window above is part of the Pyxidicoccus trucidator genome. Proteins encoded here:
- the thpR gene encoding RNA 2',3'-cyclic phosphodiesterase — translated: MRLFTAVTLGTTIESRATAELQRLRALAPHARWVKVEGVHLTLVFLGDVEEARLPSLREALEPVGPRHAPFVLSVGGGGSFGSPARPRVLWADVRGATDALEALQVDTAAVLQPLGFEPEHREYTAHLTLARAKDPRGDPALARCAQALEASDFGEGRVDRLVLFESRGGHYHPRLDVPLTRAG